From the genome of Altererythrobacter sp. BO-6:
CCTCGGCGGGGTGAGTCACCGGGTGGTCAAGGGCCAGGCCGATATCGGCACGGTCTATCGGCTTCAGGCGGTGGCGTCCGATCTTGCCGCTGCCCGGGCGCTCTGTAACGAACTGAAGAATGACGGCGTTGCGTGCCAGGTGAAACCCTGAGGAAGTCCGCAGATTCACTCCGATCGGCGCACAAGCGGGGCGTTTTCCCCCGCGCTCACCACAGCTGAACTTGCCTTTTGAACCTTTGAGGCGAATCCTTTCCTCATGACGCCTGCCATTTTCGGAATTGCCGGGGCTGAGCTGACCGCCGACGAGCGCGCCTTTTTCAAAGAGGCCGATCCGGCGGGCTATATCCTGTTCGCCCGCAATTGCTTCGAACCGGAACAATTGCGCCGCCTGACGGACGACTTGCGCAGCATTCATGGGCGTGAGCAGCTGCTGATATCGATCGACCAGGAAGGTGGGCGGGTCGCACGCCTCAAGCCGCCGCATTGGGCATCCTATCCGGCTGGCGAAAAGTTCGACCGGCTGTACCAGCTGGCACCGGCGAGTGCGATCGAAGCCGCTCGCGTGAATGCCCACGCGATGGCGCTGGAGCTGTCTGCGATGGGCATCACCGCCGATTTCCAGGCTCCGCTCGACGTGCGCCGCTCTGAAACCGACCAGGCGATTGGCGATCGCGCATTGGGCAGCGATCCGATGCAGGTCGCGGCGCTGGGGCGTGCGGTGCTCGACGGGCTGGCGCGGGGCGGGGTGGCAGGCTGCCTCAAACACATGCCCGGCCATGGCCGCGCCACTTGCGACAGCCATCACGAACTGCCGGTCGTCACAGCCAGTGATGACGAGCTGGAAGCCGATATCGTGCCGTTCTGCACGCTCAACCATGCGCCGATCGGGATGACCGCGCATATCCGCTATACCGCATGGGATGGCGAGCTTCCCGCGACCTTCTCGCCCAAAGTGATCGGCGAGATCATCCGTGGCCGGATCGGCTTCGACGGGCTGCTGCTGAGCGACGATATCGACATGGATGCGCTCGACGGCAGCGTGCCTGAAAGGGCTGCGCGCGCGCATGCGGCGGGTTGCGACATTGTGCTCAATTGCTGGGCCAAGATGGGCGATATGGCCGCAATTGCAGAGATATTGCCGGCGATGGACAGTGTCGCGTCAAGCCGGCTTGAAAAGGCATTGGCGGGTACCGAGCTGCGGAGCGAGTACGGCGAGGCTGGCGAATTGCTGGCTAAGCGCGATGCCTTGCTTGATCTGGCGGAGCAGACCGCATGAACGGCGAAGGGCTCATGTTTGAAACGCCGGTAGCGGATGTCGATGCCGATCCGTGGGATGGCGTGGCGGGTGCTGCCAAGCCGGCCGATGACAACGCGCTTTATCTCGAGCTGGAAGGCTGGGAAGGGCCGCTTGACCTGCTGCTGGATCTTGCGCGCCGCCAGAAGGTGGACCTGCGCCAGATCTCGATCCTGGCACTGGTTGACCAGTACCTGACCTATATCGAGCGCGCTGAGGAACTCCGTTTGGAAGTCGCGGCCGATTACCTGGTGATGGCAGCGTGGCTGGCCTATCTCAAATCGGCGCTGCTCCTGCCCAAGGAAGAGCAGGAAGATCCCAGCCCTGAAGAGCTGGCATTGCGCCTGCAGCTGCGGCTCCAGCGGCTGGGTGCGATGCGCGAGGCGGCCGCGCGGCTGATGGGGCGCAACCGGATCGGGCGCGATGTCTTCCTGCGCGGCGCGCCCGAGGGGCTCAGGATCGACCGCAAGACGCAGTGGAAGTGCGATAGCTTTGCGCTGATCCAGGCCTATGGCCAGGTCAAGGCGCGCACCGCGCCGCGGATCTATCATGTGTTCGACCGCCCGGTGATGACGCTGGACAGCGCGATCGACCGGGTTTCGGCTATGCTCGGCGTCACGCTCGACTGGATGGAACTGCGCGACTTCCTGCCCCCGCATGCCGAACCGCGCCTGCGCAAGTCGGCACTCGCGTCCAGCTTCGTCGCCGCGCTGGAACTGGCGCGCCTCGGCAAGGCGGAAATCGCGCAGGACGAGATCTTCGGCGCGATGCGCCTGCGGAGGATTGTCCAGTGAGCGGCGAAGAGCTGGATGAAGTGGTGCGCGCTGTGGAAGCGACGCTGTTCGCCACGGAAGAGCCGATGAGCGTTGAGGCGCTGGCCAGCCATTTGGGCGGGTTGGAAGCAGGCGCGGTGCGCGACGCGCTGCGTTCGCTTGAAACGCATTACAGCACGCGCGGGATACGCCTGGTCGAGCGCGGCAAGCGCTGGCATTTCGAGACCGCGCCCGATCTTGCCCACCTGTTGCGGCGCGAGCGCGAACAGGTCCGGCGGCTAAGCCGGGCGGCAACCGAAGTGCTGGCGATCGTCGCCTATCACGAGCCGGTCAGCCGGGCGGAAATCGAATCGATCCGCGGGGTGCAGACCAGCGCGGGCACGCTGGATGTGCTGATGGAAGCCGGGTGGATCAAGCTTGCCGGGCGGCGTGAAGTGCCTGGCCGCCCAGTTATCTATGCCACGACCCAGGAATTTCTCGACCATTTCGGGCTTTCCAGCCGCCGCGACCTGCCTGGAATCGACGAATTGCGCGCTGCCGGCCTGCTTGATCCGGTCGATGACGCTTTCGAAGCCTTGCAGGACCAGGGCGACGTGGCTGAGACGAATGGCGATCAAGGGGCTGACGAGGAACTAGACGAAGACCAATCGGCGGCTTGATTCAAAGCATAGCTGGCGCTTGCCGCCGGGCACGCCTATATTGAATGTATTCCACGACTAGCGAGTTTTCCCATGGGTCTTAGCATCTGGCAGCTTCTTATCATTGCCCTCGTCGTCCTCGTCCTGTTCGGGCGCGGCCGCATTTCCGAAATGATGGGTGATTTCGGGAAGGGAATCAAAAGCTTCAAGCAAGGCATGAACGAAGACGATCAGGCGCCGAGCAAGCCTGCGGCGCAGATCGAAGGGCACGCCAAAGAAACGCCTTCTGCCACCGAAAGCCAGCCTGCCGAGCGGAGCGACAAGGCGGGCTAAGCTGCAACCGGCGTGAAATTCCATGTTTGATATCGGCGCCGCTGAACTTCTCGTGATTGTCATCGTGGCGGTGCTCGTCATCGGCCCGAAAGACATGCCGCTGGCGATGCGCACCGCCGGTCGCTGGATCGGCAAGATTCGCCGCGTCTCGGCGCATTTCCGCAGCGGCGTGGATGCGATGATCCGCGAGGCGGAACTCGAGGAAATGGAGAAGAAGTGGAAGGCGCATAACGAAGCGATCATGGCCAAGACCGGTAGTGGCACAGACACGACCGCTGACCAGATGACCGGGCCGCAAGCAGCCTCGGCCGAGGCCGCGGTCGAGCCATCACAGACCGACAATTTCCCGCGCGGCGACGATCCGGCCCCGCAAGAGCCACAATTGCCGCTCGGCAAGCCCGATCCGCAAGGCACAGCGGACTGACAACGCGCCATGGCACTCAAGATCCGCGATATCGATGAGACCGAGGCACCGCTGCTCGATCATTTGATCGAGCTGCGCACGCGCCTGCTGCGCTGCGTTCTGGCGCTGGGTATCGGCTTTGCCGTGTGCCTGTATTTTGCCGACCAGATCCTTGGCTTCCTGATCCAGCCGCTCAAGGACGCGTTTCCGGAAGGCAAGGGTCAGCTGATTTTCACCAAGCTCTATGAAGTGTTCTTCGTGGAGCTCAAGGTGGCGCTGTTCGCGGGCTTTTTCGTCAGCTTCCCGATTATCGCCAACCAGCTGTGGGCCTTTGTTGCGCCGGGGCTCTATGCGCGTGAGAAGAAGGCGTTCCTGCCATTCCTGATTGCAACGCCTGTGCTGTTCACCGGCGGGGCAGCTCTCGCCTATTACGTGGTGATGCCGACGGCTTTCGAATGGTTCCTCGGCTTTGGCGGGGAAGCCGGAGGACTGCAGATCGAAGCTCTGCCGTCAGCGGGCGACTATTTGGGCCTGGTGATGCAGTTCATCCTGGCCTTTGGCATCAGTTTTCTTTTGCCGGTACTGCTGCTGCTGCTCAATCGCGCAGGGATCGTGACGCGCGCGCAGCTGGCCGGTGCGAGGCGCTATGTCATTGTCGGGATTGTCGCGCTCGCGGCAGTGGTGACCCCGCCCGATCCAGGGTCGCAGATCATCCTCGCCATTCCGTTGCTGCTGTTGTTTGAAGGTGCGCTGCTGTTGATGCGGTTCCAGGAAAAGCGTGCAGCAGCCGAAGGCGAGGCGGACGCCGAGGTCATCGGTGCCGATTCGCTGCAACCGGAAGACTGAGGGCTTCATCGCGGGAAGCAGGGGGCGGCGCAGAGCGCACTACTGGAGACACTCGCCTTGGCAACCGAACGGAATTCGACATCGACCAAAAAAAACGGGGCCCCGCAGGACCCCGTTCCTAATTCGGATTGAAAAATCCTCTTAGTTGCTGACCGGATCGTCGTCGCCGTCAGCAGCGATGATGATACCAGCAACAACTGCTGCACCCGCGAGGATCGCGATGAGCAGGCCCGAACCACCCATTTCGCTTTCGTCTTCGACGGGAGCCGAGGTACGAGAAAGCGAAACTTCGGCGATTGCCGGAGCGGTTGCGAGAGAGAGGACCGCAGCAGCTGCTGCGAGAGTACGGATTTTCATTTGGGATCTCCTATCGGCTTGTCTTGATCCAGTTCATGATTACGCAAGGATGAGATTGGACACAAGATCAAATTACGCACTAGTCTTCGCTGAAACGGTTGAATTTGTCGTTGAATTGAAAGTCTTGCCTGAACTGTTGCAATATTACCGCGACTTACGAGCGATCAGCAACCCGCCGATGCCGCCCCCTGCCGCTAATGACGAATCATTCGCTAATTTAGAGTAAATTTTTCCTTTGCGGATCAACCGGGCCGTCGGTGACCCTTCACCGACGTTGATAGACCCGCTCGCCATTGACCCATGTTTCAAGCACTTGCGTTGCCCTGATCTGCTCGGGCGAGGAGAGGAAAGGATCGCGGTCCACCAGGATAAAATCGGCGCGTTCGCCGGCTGCAAGCCGCCCAAACCTTCCTTCGGCAAACCCGGCATATGCAGCTCCCGAAGTGAAAGCAGCGAGTGCCGCCTCGCGAGAAAGGCTTTCCTGCGGCAACCAGCCGCCGAACGGCTCGCCCGCAGTGTCCGTACGGCTGATCGCGGCAGCAATTCCGGAAAAGACGTCGGCGGGTTCAACCGGCGCGTCAGAGCCAAATGCCAGCGGTGCCCCGGCTGCAGCGATGCTGCGCCAGGCATAGGCGCCGTCAAGCCGGTCAGGGCCCAGGCGTGCCTCGGCCATCAACCGGTCCGAAGTCTGGTGCAGCGGTTGCATCGAGGCAATGATCCCGTGCTTGCCGAACAGCGCGATATCGGCCGGATCGACGATCTGGGCGTGCTCGATTCGCCAGCGGCGATCCCCTGAGTAAGACGCGCTCAATTCCTCGATCGCGTTCAGCAATTCGGCATTGGCGGCGTCGCCGATCGCGTGGGTCGCGACCTGGAACCCGTCCATCGCCGCGCGGCTCATCAGGTTGCGCAGCTGAGCCGGGCTGAGCAGCGGCAGGCCGCGGTGGCTCGGCTCGTCATGATAGGGCTGCTTCAGGGTGGCACCGCGAGAACCCAGTGCGCCGTCGAGGTAAAGCTTGACGCCGTTGAGCCGCAGCCGGTCGTCATAAAGCCATGGCGTCGGCGCCGGTCCACCGATCAGCTCCATCGATTTGACGCTGTCGGCGTAAGACATGATGCGAAGCTTCAACGCGCCATTGTCGCCTGCACGGCGGAAGGTCTGCCAGTCCTCGATCGTCGTGCCCATGTCGGCCACGGCAGTGATGCCGTTAGTCAGAAGGATATCTTGCGCCTTGCGCAGTGCAACGTCGCGATCGGCGGCCCGCGGGGCAGGGACCACGCTGTTGATCAGCGCTTCGGCAGCATCGACAAACACACCGCTTGGCTTGCCCGCTGCATCGCGGATGATCCGTCCGCCCGAGACTTCCTTGGTTGCTGCGGTGACGCCGGCCTTTTCCATCGCCATGCCGTTGGCCCAGCTGGCGTGGCCATCGACGCGGCTCAGCCACACCGGTCGGTCAGGCACGATGGCATCAAGTTCGGCGGCAGTGGGGAAGCGGCCCAGTCCCCACTTCTCCTGGTTCCAGCCGCGCCCCAGGATCCACGGACGGGTGGGATTATCAGCTGCGAATTGGGCGATCTTCGCCAGCGCATCCTCAAGCGAATTCGTGTCCGACAGGTCAAGCGTAAGCGCGCCGAAACCGATCCCCATCACGTGGACATGGGCGTCGATCATGCCCGGCAGCATCACGCGGCCTTCGCCATCGACGCGAAAGTCGATCCCCTCGGGCTGCTTGTCGCCGCGTTTCAGCACCGCGCGGATATGCCCGTCATCGGCGATCACCAGCGCTTCGAAACGCGCGACCGCCCCCGTCTCGTCGATCGTGATGCCTTCGACATTGTCGACGAGCGTGTCGGCCGCCGCAGGAGCGGCCAGAAGGGCGGACGCGGCCGTTACCGCCAGCAGCAAAGCTTTGCGGATCATTGCGAACCTCCTTTGGGCAAACGGGTGATCAGCGCGCTGGTGTCCAGCCTGCCGCCGCCTTGCGCCTGTACCTCGGCATAGAATTGATCAACCAGCGCGGAAACGGGCGATGACAGGCCCAGCCGCCTCGCTTCCGCCAAGGCATAGCCCAGGTCCTTGCGCATCCAGTCGATGGCAAAGCCGAATGCGAATTCGTCCTTCACCATGGTCGCCCAGCGGTTTTCCATCTGCCAGCTTTGCGCCGCTCCGCCCGAAATTGCTTCGAAGGTCTTGTCCATGTCCAGCCCCGCGGCGCCGGCCAGCCGGATTGCTTCGCTAAGGCCGCCCAATATGCCGGCGATGCACATCTGGTTGGCCATTTTGGCGGTCTGGCCGGCGCCCGCTGGGCCAACGTGGACGATCCGCGCAGCGTAGCAATCCATTACCGGCGTCGCACGTGTCATGGCCTCGGCGCTGCCGCCGCACATGATCGCGAGCTTGCCGTTTTCCGCACCTGCCTGACCGCCGGACACCGGCGCATCCACGGCTTCGAGCCCGATCTCGCGGGTTGCCGCGTCGATCCGCCGGGCCATGTCGGCGGACACAGTCGTATGATCGACCAGCAACGCGCCATCAGCCATTGCCGCCAGTGCGCCATCTGCACCGAACAGCACTTCAGCCAGGTCATCGTCATTACCGACGCAGGTGAACGCCACTTCCGCATCTGCCACCGCTTGCGCCGGGGTGGCAGCCAGCGCGACTTGAAGTCCGCGCTTGGCGCAATCGGCTTGCCAGGCCTGGGCGCGGGCTGACGTGCGGTTGAATGCGGTGACGGCATGACCTGCTGCAGCCAGATGACGCGCCATCGGCGCTCCCATCACGCCCAGGCCG
Proteins encoded in this window:
- a CDS encoding ScpA family protein encodes the protein MNGEGLMFETPVADVDADPWDGVAGAAKPADDNALYLELEGWEGPLDLLLDLARRQKVDLRQISILALVDQYLTYIERAEELRLEVAADYLVMAAWLAYLKSALLLPKEEQEDPSPEELALRLQLRLQRLGAMREAAARLMGRNRIGRDVFLRGAPEGLRIDRKTQWKCDSFALIQAYGQVKARTAPRIYHVFDRPVMTLDSAIDRVSAMLGVTLDWMELRDFLPPHAEPRLRKSALASSFVAALELARLGKAEIAQDEIFGAMRLRRIVQ
- the scpB gene encoding SMC-Scp complex subunit ScpB, whose product is MSGEELDEVVRAVEATLFATEEPMSVEALASHLGGLEAGAVRDALRSLETHYSTRGIRLVERGKRWHFETAPDLAHLLRREREQVRRLSRAATEVLAIVAYHEPVSRAEIESIRGVQTSAGTLDVLMEAGWIKLAGRREVPGRPVIYATTQEFLDHFGLSSRRDLPGIDELRAAGLLDPVDDAFEALQDQGDVAETNGDQGADEELDEDQSAA
- the nagZ gene encoding beta-N-acetylhexosaminidase; its protein translation is MTPAIFGIAGAELTADERAFFKEADPAGYILFARNCFEPEQLRRLTDDLRSIHGREQLLISIDQEGGRVARLKPPHWASYPAGEKFDRLYQLAPASAIEAARVNAHAMALELSAMGITADFQAPLDVRRSETDQAIGDRALGSDPMQVAALGRAVLDGLARGGVAGCLKHMPGHGRATCDSHHELPVVTASDDELEADIVPFCTLNHAPIGMTAHIRYTAWDGELPATFSPKVIGEIIRGRIGFDGLLLSDDIDMDALDGSVPERAARAHAAGCDIVLNCWAKMGDMAAIAEILPAMDSVASSRLEKALAGTELRSEYGEAGELLAKRDALLDLAEQTA
- a CDS encoding NAD(P)-dependent oxidoreductase; this encodes MSKLHKIAFIGLGVMGAPMARHLAAAGHAVTAFNRTSARAQAWQADCAKRGLQVALAATPAQAVADAEVAFTCVGNDDDLAEVLFGADGALAAMADGALLVDHTTVSADMARRIDAATREIGLEAVDAPVSGGQAGAENGKLAIMCGGSAEAMTRATPVMDCYAARIVHVGPAGAGQTAKMANQMCIAGILGGLSEAIRLAGAAGLDMDKTFEAISGGAAQSWQMENRWATMVKDEFAFGFAIDWMRKDLGYALAEARRLGLSSPVSALVDQFYAEVQAQGGGRLDTSALITRLPKGGSQ
- the tatC gene encoding twin-arginine translocase subunit TatC, with the protein product MALKIRDIDETEAPLLDHLIELRTRLLRCVLALGIGFAVCLYFADQILGFLIQPLKDAFPEGKGQLIFTKLYEVFFVELKVALFAGFFVSFPIIANQLWAFVAPGLYAREKKAFLPFLIATPVLFTGGAALAYYVVMPTAFEWFLGFGGEAGGLQIEALPSAGDYLGLVMQFILAFGISFLLPVLLLLLNRAGIVTRAQLAGARRYVIVGIVALAAVVTPPDPGSQIILAIPLLLLFEGALLLMRFQEKRAAAEGEADAEVIGADSLQPED
- a CDS encoding twin-arginine translocase TatA/TatE family subunit, with the translated sequence MGLSIWQLLIIALVVLVLFGRGRISEMMGDFGKGIKSFKQGMNEDDQAPSKPAAQIEGHAKETPSATESQPAERSDKAG
- the tatB gene encoding Sec-independent protein translocase protein TatB, which codes for MFDIGAAELLVIVIVAVLVIGPKDMPLAMRTAGRWIGKIRRVSAHFRSGVDAMIREAELEEMEKKWKAHNEAIMAKTGSGTDTTADQMTGPQAASAEAAVEPSQTDNFPRGDDPAPQEPQLPLGKPDPQGTAD
- a CDS encoding amidohydrolase — protein: MIRKALLLAVTAASALLAAPAAADTLVDNVEGITIDETGAVARFEALVIADDGHIRAVLKRGDKQPEGIDFRVDGEGRVMLPGMIDAHVHVMGIGFGALTLDLSDTNSLEDALAKIAQFAADNPTRPWILGRGWNQEKWGLGRFPTAAELDAIVPDRPVWLSRVDGHASWANGMAMEKAGVTAATKEVSGGRIIRDAAGKPSGVFVDAAEALINSVVPAPRAADRDVALRKAQDILLTNGITAVADMGTTIEDWQTFRRAGDNGALKLRIMSYADSVKSMELIGGPAPTPWLYDDRLRLNGVKLYLDGALGSRGATLKQPYHDEPSHRGLPLLSPAQLRNLMSRAAMDGFQVATHAIGDAANAELLNAIEELSASYSGDRRWRIEHAQIVDPADIALFGKHGIIASMQPLHQTSDRLMAEARLGPDRLDGAYAWRSIAAAGAPLAFGSDAPVEPADVFSGIAAAISRTDTAGEPFGGWLPQESLSREAALAAFTSGAAYAGFAEGRFGRLAAGERADFILVDRDPFLSSPEQIRATQVLETWVNGERVYQRR